One stretch of Harmonia axyridis chromosome 1, icHarAxyr1.1, whole genome shotgun sequence DNA includes these proteins:
- the LOC123670769 gene encoding uncharacterized protein LOC123670769 isoform X2: MCAMDPLSEVKTMLRSILISSPVVIDVYQLNRDFREQEGTGIPYQKFGHKSLIDFLKSIPDVLFINGNSEYSEVTPVESEKSSHVNDLVLKQKSKKTPGSFFPKNCKPSRNRRNKLNSFQPPPRFQKHQEVISKVKVDDGYSSQKSYSDKSTNALKPSTNQKTSLECNKNSNRVGNRPTNYNSSSDNSREIRQRLNSGNKEIEGFSKNNCNKNIKNPKIVEESTKLLRRINYKDTFLNEDNSFNVDISLKGEKPADKIYWNGGTIKKTNKKNNTPENCSGTENSLEKNIKSSTNKCTRSRHFTPNSSSHLMDSAVKNKSKETHNREKYKSLSLTTKKNCIPKAVQDNLKNLIADFPEGICCSELPLVYKNFTGEDLLFEDFGYRCLIYLCLDLEHIFHCTKESQCDYKLFDVRKPLPELNIPQESSLEGMTQNSESSPAIPEMRWGSFDSFVPHDAVRLGFKPNRIQVAEVLEEGTSINVTVADIYDISKFWMIIDDSQLDELMDNMQEFYGINRTRYLVPKSLLVETLYCVVLFKGKFHRAVILNVMPGYEYLKVYYVDFGTLAKVSKTEVWYITKEFSELPTQAIRARLGDIYPPNQGTTWSPFANYDFSGLTCMKKFIAEIIRVDKKKNLVDIKLNDGYSDMSDILVNRNLAKFINKPQKKHIDDPNCKPRVQYVHLFPTFDEIENWIVPSTEEAADFLNTTVTADFLYSQYFNRTVDTNLIKSIEEKMELTCKKNKSLMKYHKSSEISLNHNIEEINKIAYGDLYNFFTENVIEDNHINESETKELEEIQDDVLGENAIEESECKGTVEDHNVSFTNKRIIDIKNDELLISILRQTRMKKSYSVQDDKCGKNFNTSEKVLKGTESESFTLHTKRIFEELSESSNGIDISCKSYNTSNEVSNFLDLEKYLSDENSFKTSKKSTTNLIDLDNELSPNVSSTNLLLDLEFEHSQKKLAESRQKIQNCLLTGFSVENVENLLDTPIPCNVPKSSFTDLMQFDDDNVSVPEVSSTFHEQETRIFVDQDNFATHNVDATQNESKNGCLTHASSDGQNIDVERLIILNSYSSNSEDQSSHKDFSGIVDCCSNASDANFEHCDFNNSIVQEKQIQTLMTENLHYISRNRYPEYQLDIFDSVNASSIFVDEGSQKDPTLEDVQEHNFATSNISNSAAAGNAINDNHLISNFHHRVISYGDTISNDFQLLKLKGEAISSISRLGINNSSTPIYSQSLFDTSIVTIDSAECESEFREESISRLSSKLETLEDEKKISENSAIMSPVQDLSFENNHDCQAFSSITNSVVASTPLPNQRALSKDRSFLEEFEILDHSTSSSISDLRNETVLSRLSFISGEWISIELQNSKCGTNNSDPLNDAQSTEPDNSVKNEVLNSVSQENTLLSAVSMSLESSSQSKIDSNTSLLSESEFAVKKDVSKDLENADKSVNPTNWKYESASIPQSQVGNLEHDFNYRVPFNNPEPSTSSHPRMLAPVCGIQTWMHPPRMLVPGPPLPFIPIPTSGQQRLLFPSGPQFHVPVNHYNCVPGSQQAIINGVAQNYGTCPIVIFNYNFLPPMNQNSK; the protein is encoded by the exons atgtgTGCGATGGATCCTTTATCGGAAGTAAAGACTATGCTTCGAAGTATCTTAATATCTTCACCAGTTGTTATAGATGTTTATCAATTGAATAGAGACTTCAGAGAACAAGAAGGCACTGGAATTCCGTACCAAAAATTTGGACACAAATCTTTGATAGATTTCTTGAAATCTATTCCGGACGTTTTATTTATCAATGGTAATAGTGAATATTCGGAAGTTACTCCGGTTGAATCTGAAAAATCATCACATGTGAATGATTTAGTgttgaaacaaaaatcaaaaaaaacaCCAGGAAGCTTTTTCCCCAAAAACTGTAAACCTTCAAGAAATCGTCGTAACAAACT aaattcgtTTCAACCACCACCACGATTCCAAAAACATCAAGAAGTAATATCAAAAGTTAAAGTTGACGATGGATATTCTAGTCAAAAATCCTATAGTGATAAAAGCACCAATGCTTTAAAACCAAGTACAAATCAAAAGACTTCTTTAGAGTGTAACAAAAACTCAAATAGAGTAGGAAACAGACCTACAAATTATAATAGTTCAAGTGATAATTCGAGAGAAATTAGACAAAGGCTGAATAGTGGAAATAAGGAAATAGAGGGtttctcaaaaaataattgtaataaaaatataaagaacCCTAAAATTGTTGAAGAAAGTACAAAACTTCTAAGGAGAATCAATTACAAAGATACTTTCCTTAATGAAGATAATTCATTTAATGTAGATATCTCATTGAAAGGTGAAAAACCAGCTGACAAGATTTATTGGAATGGTGGAACCATTAAAAAAACGAACAAAAAGAATAATACACCTGAAAATTGCAGTGGAACAGAAAACTCTCTTGAGAAGAATATTAAATCAAGTACAAATAAATGTACAAGGTCAAGACATTTTACGCCAAATAGTAGTAGTCACTTGATGGATAGTGCtgtgaaaaataaatcaaaggAAACTcataatagagaaaaatataaaagtcTTTCTTTAACCACAAAAAAGAATTGTATTCCAAAAGCTGTACAAGATAACCTTAAAAATTTGATAGCTGATTTTCCTGAAGGAATTTGTTGTTCTGAATTGCCTTTGGTTTATAAGAATTTTACTGGCGAAGATCTATTATTTGAAGACTTTGGCTATAGATGTTTAATTTACTTATGTTTGGACCTGGAACATATTTTTCATTGCACTAAAGAATCCCAATGTGATTACAAACTTTTTGATGTAAGAAAACCCCTGCCTGAA CTTAATATTCCCCAAGAGAGTAGTCTTGAAGGTATGACTCAAAACTCGGAATCATCACCTGCAATTCCTGAAATGAGATGGGGTTCTTTTGATTCCTTTGTCCCTCATGATGCAGTGAGGTTGGGATTTAAACCGAACAGAATACAAGTGGCTGAGGTATTGGAGGAAGGTACTAGCATAAATGTGACGGTAGCTGATatttatgatatctcaaaatTCTGGATGATAATAGATGACTCACAGTTGGACGAATTGATGGATAACATGCAAGAGTTCTATGGCATTAATAGAACGAGATACTTGGTACCGAAATCTTTATTAGTAGAAACCCTTTACTGTGTTGTTTTATTCAAAGGCAAATTTCATAGAGCAGTTATTCTTAACGTGATGCCTGGTTATGAGTACCTCAAAGTTTACTATGTTGACTTTGGAACTTTGGCCAAAGTTTCAAAAACAGAGGTTTGGTACATAACTAAAGAATTTAGTGAACTCCCAACCCAAGCCATAAGAGCTAGACTTGGCGACATTTATCCACCAAACCAAGGTACTACTTGGTCTCCATTTGCTAATTATGATTTTAGCGGTTTAACatgcatgaaaaaattcattgcaGAAATTATAAGGgtggataaaaaaaaaaatttagttgacATAAAATTGAATGATGGATATTCTGATATGAGCGATATACTAGTAAATCGTAATCTTGCTAAATTCATAAACAAACCCCAAAAAAAACATATTGATGATCCTAATTGTAAACCTAGAGTGCAATATGTTCATCTATTTCCTACATTTGATGAAATAGAGAATTGGATTGTGCCATCTACGGAAGAAGCTGCAGACTTTTTGAACACCACGGTTACTGCCGATTTCTTGTACTCGCAGTATTTCAATAGAACTGTTGATACGAATTTAATCAAAAGCATTGAGGAAAAGATGGAACTGACTTGTAAGAAGAATAAGTCATTGATGAAGTACCACAAGTCATCTGAAATTTCACTTAACCATAATATAGAGGAAATTAACAAGATTGCATATGGAGATTTATATAACTTTTTTACAGAAAATGTAATAGAAGataatcatataaatgaaagtGAAACTAAAGAACTTGAAGAAATTCAAGATGATGTCCTGGGAGAAAATGCAATTGAAGAAAGTGAATGCAAAGGAACTGTAGAAGATCACAATGTATCTTTTACAAATAAGAGAATAATTGATATTAAAAATGATGAacttttaatttcaatattgagaCAAACTAGgatgaaaaaatcatattcagtCCAAGATGATAAGtgtggaaaaaatttcaatacttcaGAGAAAGTATTGAAAGGAACAGAATCTGAAAGCTTTACATTGCATActaaaagaatatttgaagaattaagCGAATCTTCAAATGGGATTGATATTTCATGCAAGAGCTACAATACTTCTA atgaGGTTTCAAATTTTCTTGATCTTGAAAAATACTTATCTGATGAGAATTCTTTTAAGACAAGTAAAAAATCAACTACCAACCTGATTGATCTGGACAATGAATTGAGTCCCAATGTTTCATCAACAAATCTTCTGTTGGATCTTGAGTTTGAGCATTCCCAAAAGAAATTAGCAGAAAGTAggcagaaaattcaaaattgtctTTTAACTGGATTCAGTGTGGAAAATGTGGAAAACCTGTTAGATACTCCAATTCCTTGTAATGTTCCTAAGAGTTCATTTACAGATCTTATGCAGTTTGATGATGATAATGTATCTGTCCCAGAAGTATCTAGTACATTCCATGAACAG GAAACTCGAATATTTGTGGATCAGGATAATTTTGCAACTCACAATGTTGACGCAACACAAAATGAAAGTAAGAATGGTTGTCTCACACATGCTTCATCTGATGGTCAAAACATTGACGTAGAACGACTCATTATATTAAATTCATACAGTAGTAATTCAGAAGACCAAAGTAGCCATAAAGATTTTAGTGGAATTGTAGACTGCTGCAGCAATGCAAGTGATGCTAACTTTGAACATTgtgatttcaataattcaattgtgcaagaaaaacaaattcaaacgcTAATGACCGAAAATTTGCATTACATAAGTAGAAATAGATATCCAGAATATCAATTAGACATTTTTGATTCAGTAAATGCTTCAAGTATTTTTGTAGATGAAGGTAGCCAAAAAGATCCCACTTTAGAAGATGTACAGGAACATAATTTTGCcacttcaaatatttcaaattcagcAGCTGCAGGAAATGCTATAAATGATAATCACTTAATCTCGAATTTTCATCATCGAGTGATTTCTTATGGAGATACCATATCAAATGATTTTCAACTCCTGAAATTGAAAGGAGAAGCTATAAGTAGTATAAGCAGATTGGGAATAAATAATTCGTCCACCCCAATATATTCTCAGAGTTTGTTTGACACTTCCATTGTTACTATAGATTCTGCAGAATGCGAATCAGAGTTTAGAGAAGAATCAATATCTAGACTAAGTTCTAAATTGGAAACTCTAGaagatgagaaaaaaatctcaGAGAATAGTGCTATAATGTCTCCAGTTCAGGAtttatcatttgaaaataatcatGATTGTCAGGCCTTTAGTAGTATTACTAATTCAGTAGTTGCATCTACTCCCCTTCCAAATCAAAGGGCTCTGTCTAAGGATAGGAGCTTCCTGgaagaatttgaaattcttgatCATTCAACATCATCCTCTATTTCAGATCTAAGAAATGAGACAGTTTTATCAAGGCTGAGTTTTATATCTGGTGAATGGATCAGTATTGAATTGCAGAATTCTAAATGTGGAACAAACAATTCTGATCCTTTGAATGATGCTCAATCGACTGAGCCAGACAATTCAGTGAAAAATGAAGTTTTGAATAGTGTTTCACAAGAAAACACTTTGTTGTCTGCTGTTTCAATGAGTTTAGAATCAAGTTCACAATCGAAAATTGACAGTAATACTTCCTTAttatctgaatcagaatttgcAGTCAAAAAGGATGTTTCCAAGGACTTGGAAAATGCTGATAAATCGGTAAATCCTACAAATTGGAAATATGAATCTGCCAGTATTCCACAATCTCAAGTAGGCAACCTTGAGCATGATTTTAATTATCGCGTGCCTTTCAATAATCCTGAACCTTCAACATCCTCTCATCCTAGAATGCTAGCACCAGTATGTGGAATCCAAACATGGATGCATCCACCAAGAATGTTGGTTCCCGGTCCACCTCTACCGTTCATTCCAATTCCAACCAGTGGCCAACAAAGactattatttccttcaggacCTCAGTTTCATGTTCCTGTTAATCACTATAATTGTGTTCCAGGATCACAACAAGCAATTATAAATGGAGTTGCTCAAAATTACGGAACTTGTCCTATAGTAATATTTAACTATAATTTTCTACCTCCAATGAaccaaaattcaaaatga
- the LOC123670769 gene encoding uncharacterized protein LOC123670769 isoform X3, with protein MCAMDPLSEVKTMLRSILISSPVVIDVYQLNRDFREQEGTGIPYQKFGHKSLIDFLKSIPDVLFINGNSEYSEVTPVESEKSSHVNDLVLKQKSKKTPGSFFPKNCKPSRNRRNKLNSFQPPPRFQKHQEVISKVKVDDGYSSQKSYSDKSTNALKPSTNQKTSLECNKNSNRVGNRPTNYNSSSDNSREIRQRLNSGNKEIEGFSKNNCNKNIKNPKIVEESTKLLRRINYKDTFLNEDNSFNVDISLKGEKPADKIYWNGGTIKKTNKKNNTPENCSGTENSLEKNIKSSTNKCTRSRHFTPNSSSHLMDSAVKNKSKETHNREKYKSLSLTTKKNCIPKAVQDNLKNLIADFPEGICCSELPLVYKNFTGEDLLFEDFGYRCLIYLCLDLEHIFHCTKESQCDYKLFDVRKPLPELNIPQESSLEGMTQNSESSPAIPEMRWGSFDSFVPHDAVRLGFKPNRIQVAEVLEEGTSINVTVADIYDISKFWMIIDDSQLDELMDNMQEFYGINRTRYLVPKSLLVETLYCVVLFKGKFHRAVILNVMPGYEYLKVYYVDFGTLAKVSKTEVWYITKEFSELPTQAIRARLGDIYPPNQGTTWSPFANYDFSGLTCMKKFIAEIIRVDKKKNLVDIKLNDGYSDMSDILVNRNLAKFINKPQKKHIDDPNCKPRVQYVHLFPTFDEIENWIVPSTEEAADFLNTTVTADFLYSQYFNRTVDTNLIKSIEEKMELTCKKNKSLMKYHKSSEISLNHNIEEINKIAYGDLYNFFTENVIEDNHINESETKELEEIQDDVLGENAIEESECKGTVEDHNVSFTNKRIIDIKNDELLISILRQTRMKKSYSVQDDKCGKNFNTSEKVLKGTESESFTLHTKRIFEELSESSNGIDISCKSYNTSNLMQFDDDNVSVPEVSSTFHEQVCAMSTKPFFKVVDCSESSDADDEDSDAVQNSLDYSYNSNKSKELKKVNSNNELNGIITINTTSLQETRIFVDQDNFATHNVDATQNESKNGCLTHASSDGQNIDVERLIILNSYSSNSEDQSSHKDFSGIVDCCSNASDANFEHCDFNNSIVQEKQIQTLMTENLHYISRNRYPEYQLDIFDSVNASSIFVDEGSQKDPTLEDVQEHNFATSNISNSAAAGNAINDNHLISNFHHRVISYGDTISNDFQLLKLKGEAISSISRLGINNSSTPIYSQSLFDTSIVTIDSAECESEFREESISRLSSKLETLEDEKKISENSAIMSPVQDLSFENNHDCQAFSSITNSVVASTPLPNQRALSKDRSFLEEFEILDHSTSSSISDLRNETVLSRLSFISGEWISIELQNSKCGTNNSDPLNDAQSTEPDNSVKNEVLNSVSQENTLLSAVSMSLESSSQSKIDSNTSLLSESEFAVKKDVSKDLENADKSVNPTNWKYESASIPQSQVGNLEHDFNYRVPFNNPEPSTSSHPRMLAPVCGIQTWMHPPRMLVPGPPLPFIPIPTSGQQRLLFPSGPQFHVPVNHYNCVPGSQQAIINGVAQNYGTCPIVIFNYNFLPPMNQNSK; from the exons atgtgTGCGATGGATCCTTTATCGGAAGTAAAGACTATGCTTCGAAGTATCTTAATATCTTCACCAGTTGTTATAGATGTTTATCAATTGAATAGAGACTTCAGAGAACAAGAAGGCACTGGAATTCCGTACCAAAAATTTGGACACAAATCTTTGATAGATTTCTTGAAATCTATTCCGGACGTTTTATTTATCAATGGTAATAGTGAATATTCGGAAGTTACTCCGGTTGAATCTGAAAAATCATCACATGTGAATGATTTAGTgttgaaacaaaaatcaaaaaaaacaCCAGGAAGCTTTTTCCCCAAAAACTGTAAACCTTCAAGAAATCGTCGTAACAAACT aaattcgtTTCAACCACCACCACGATTCCAAAAACATCAAGAAGTAATATCAAAAGTTAAAGTTGACGATGGATATTCTAGTCAAAAATCCTATAGTGATAAAAGCACCAATGCTTTAAAACCAAGTACAAATCAAAAGACTTCTTTAGAGTGTAACAAAAACTCAAATAGAGTAGGAAACAGACCTACAAATTATAATAGTTCAAGTGATAATTCGAGAGAAATTAGACAAAGGCTGAATAGTGGAAATAAGGAAATAGAGGGtttctcaaaaaataattgtaataaaaatataaagaacCCTAAAATTGTTGAAGAAAGTACAAAACTTCTAAGGAGAATCAATTACAAAGATACTTTCCTTAATGAAGATAATTCATTTAATGTAGATATCTCATTGAAAGGTGAAAAACCAGCTGACAAGATTTATTGGAATGGTGGAACCATTAAAAAAACGAACAAAAAGAATAATACACCTGAAAATTGCAGTGGAACAGAAAACTCTCTTGAGAAGAATATTAAATCAAGTACAAATAAATGTACAAGGTCAAGACATTTTACGCCAAATAGTAGTAGTCACTTGATGGATAGTGCtgtgaaaaataaatcaaaggAAACTcataatagagaaaaatataaaagtcTTTCTTTAACCACAAAAAAGAATTGTATTCCAAAAGCTGTACAAGATAACCTTAAAAATTTGATAGCTGATTTTCCTGAAGGAATTTGTTGTTCTGAATTGCCTTTGGTTTATAAGAATTTTACTGGCGAAGATCTATTATTTGAAGACTTTGGCTATAGATGTTTAATTTACTTATGTTTGGACCTGGAACATATTTTTCATTGCACTAAAGAATCCCAATGTGATTACAAACTTTTTGATGTAAGAAAACCCCTGCCTGAA CTTAATATTCCCCAAGAGAGTAGTCTTGAAGGTATGACTCAAAACTCGGAATCATCACCTGCAATTCCTGAAATGAGATGGGGTTCTTTTGATTCCTTTGTCCCTCATGATGCAGTGAGGTTGGGATTTAAACCGAACAGAATACAAGTGGCTGAGGTATTGGAGGAAGGTACTAGCATAAATGTGACGGTAGCTGATatttatgatatctcaaaatTCTGGATGATAATAGATGACTCACAGTTGGACGAATTGATGGATAACATGCAAGAGTTCTATGGCATTAATAGAACGAGATACTTGGTACCGAAATCTTTATTAGTAGAAACCCTTTACTGTGTTGTTTTATTCAAAGGCAAATTTCATAGAGCAGTTATTCTTAACGTGATGCCTGGTTATGAGTACCTCAAAGTTTACTATGTTGACTTTGGAACTTTGGCCAAAGTTTCAAAAACAGAGGTTTGGTACATAACTAAAGAATTTAGTGAACTCCCAACCCAAGCCATAAGAGCTAGACTTGGCGACATTTATCCACCAAACCAAGGTACTACTTGGTCTCCATTTGCTAATTATGATTTTAGCGGTTTAACatgcatgaaaaaattcattgcaGAAATTATAAGGgtggataaaaaaaaaaatttagttgacATAAAATTGAATGATGGATATTCTGATATGAGCGATATACTAGTAAATCGTAATCTTGCTAAATTCATAAACAAACCCCAAAAAAAACATATTGATGATCCTAATTGTAAACCTAGAGTGCAATATGTTCATCTATTTCCTACATTTGATGAAATAGAGAATTGGATTGTGCCATCTACGGAAGAAGCTGCAGACTTTTTGAACACCACGGTTACTGCCGATTTCTTGTACTCGCAGTATTTCAATAGAACTGTTGATACGAATTTAATCAAAAGCATTGAGGAAAAGATGGAACTGACTTGTAAGAAGAATAAGTCATTGATGAAGTACCACAAGTCATCTGAAATTTCACTTAACCATAATATAGAGGAAATTAACAAGATTGCATATGGAGATTTATATAACTTTTTTACAGAAAATGTAATAGAAGataatcatataaatgaaagtGAAACTAAAGAACTTGAAGAAATTCAAGATGATGTCCTGGGAGAAAATGCAATTGAAGAAAGTGAATGCAAAGGAACTGTAGAAGATCACAATGTATCTTTTACAAATAAGAGAATAATTGATATTAAAAATGATGAacttttaatttcaatattgagaCAAACTAGgatgaaaaaatcatattcagtCCAAGATGATAAGtgtggaaaaaatttcaatacttcaGAGAAAGTATTGAAAGGAACAGAATCTGAAAGCTTTACATTGCATActaaaagaatatttgaagaattaagCGAATCTTCAAATGGGATTGATATTTCATGCAAGAGCTACAATACTTCTA ATCTTATGCAGTTTGATGATGATAATGTATCTGTCCCAGAAGTATCTAGTACATTCCATGAACAGGTATGTGCAATGTCAACGAAACCTTTTTTCAAAGTAGTAGATTGTTCAGAGTCGAGTGATGCAGATGATGAAGATTCAGATGCTGTTCAGAATTCTCTTGATTATTCTTATAATTCTAATAAATCAAAAGAACTCAAAAAAgtaaattcaaataatgaattgaatggTATAATAACGATAAATACTACTTCACTACAGGAAACTCGAATATTTGTGGATCAGGATAATTTTGCAACTCACAATGTTGACGCAACACAAAATGAAAGTAAGAATGGTTGTCTCACACATGCTTCATCTGATGGTCAAAACATTGACGTAGAACGACTCATTATATTAAATTCATACAGTAGTAATTCAGAAGACCAAAGTAGCCATAAAGATTTTAGTGGAATTGTAGACTGCTGCAGCAATGCAAGTGATGCTAACTTTGAACATTgtgatttcaataattcaattgtgcaagaaaaacaaattcaaacgcTAATGACCGAAAATTTGCATTACATAAGTAGAAATAGATATCCAGAATATCAATTAGACATTTTTGATTCAGTAAATGCTTCAAGTATTTTTGTAGATGAAGGTAGCCAAAAAGATCCCACTTTAGAAGATGTACAGGAACATAATTTTGCcacttcaaatatttcaaattcagcAGCTGCAGGAAATGCTATAAATGATAATCACTTAATCTCGAATTTTCATCATCGAGTGATTTCTTATGGAGATACCATATCAAATGATTTTCAACTCCTGAAATTGAAAGGAGAAGCTATAAGTAGTATAAGCAGATTGGGAATAAATAATTCGTCCACCCCAATATATTCTCAGAGTTTGTTTGACACTTCCATTGTTACTATAGATTCTGCAGAATGCGAATCAGAGTTTAGAGAAGAATCAATATCTAGACTAAGTTCTAAATTGGAAACTCTAGaagatgagaaaaaaatctcaGAGAATAGTGCTATAATGTCTCCAGTTCAGGAtttatcatttgaaaataatcatGATTGTCAGGCCTTTAGTAGTATTACTAATTCAGTAGTTGCATCTACTCCCCTTCCAAATCAAAGGGCTCTGTCTAAGGATAGGAGCTTCCTGgaagaatttgaaattcttgatCATTCAACATCATCCTCTATTTCAGATCTAAGAAATGAGACAGTTTTATCAAGGCTGAGTTTTATATCTGGTGAATGGATCAGTATTGAATTGCAGAATTCTAAATGTGGAACAAACAATTCTGATCCTTTGAATGATGCTCAATCGACTGAGCCAGACAATTCAGTGAAAAATGAAGTTTTGAATAGTGTTTCACAAGAAAACACTTTGTTGTCTGCTGTTTCAATGAGTTTAGAATCAAGTTCACAATCGAAAATTGACAGTAATACTTCCTTAttatctgaatcagaatttgcAGTCAAAAAGGATGTTTCCAAGGACTTGGAAAATGCTGATAAATCGGTAAATCCTACAAATTGGAAATATGAATCTGCCAGTATTCCACAATCTCAAGTAGGCAACCTTGAGCATGATTTTAATTATCGCGTGCCTTTCAATAATCCTGAACCTTCAACATCCTCTCATCCTAGAATGCTAGCACCAGTATGTGGAATCCAAACATGGATGCATCCACCAAGAATGTTGGTTCCCGGTCCACCTCTACCGTTCATTCCAATTCCAACCAGTGGCCAACAAAGactattatttccttcaggacCTCAGTTTCATGTTCCTGTTAATCACTATAATTGTGTTCCAGGATCACAACAAGCAATTATAAATGGAGTTGCTCAAAATTACGGAACTTGTCCTATAGTAATATTTAACTATAATTTTCTACCTCCAATGAaccaaaattcaaaatga